Genomic segment of Amphibacillus xylanus NBRC 15112:
ATGATGGTCAATGGGTGATTGATCCTGATACAGGTGAAGCTGTTTATAAGTTCCTAAAAGAGGAATTTTATGAGTACTTTAAGTGGCTAAACGGTATGAATGCGAAAGGCTTGCTTGATCCTGAATCATTTACGCACACATATGATACGTATATTTCCAAAATCTCATCTGGTCGTGTTTTAAGTGTGGCAGACCAAAATTGGAATTTGTATGATGCGCGCTATGCTCTAATTGATGCGGGCATGGAAGAACGTACTTTTGCACCACTCCCAGTGACTTTGGGTGACGATTATGTCCACCAAGGCTTGAAGAATTACGGCTTTGCAGGGGGGTGGGGTATTTCGATTTCCTCGACTACAGAACATGCTGAATTAGCTTTTGATTTCCTTGATTGGATGGCTTCAGAAGAGGCGCAAATTTTAGTGAACTGGGGTATCGAAGGTGAACATTATGAAATTGTTGATGGTCAGCGTGTGCTATTTGACGAAGTACGTGAAAGAATGAATACAGATGGAGATTTTTCTAAAGAAACGGGTGTGGGTTACTATATTTATCCATTCCCGCAGTGGGGAACAGGAGCAACAGATTCAAATGGTCAATCGATTACAGTTAATACGAAAGAACAAGTGATTGAAAATCAATTAGATGCCGAAAAAGAAGCTTTAGCTGAATATGGTATGGAACTCTGGATTGATTGGTTCCCACAACAAGATGAACTACAGATTTCTAATCATGGAGCAGCTGCTAATTTCTCTATCCCAGCAGGATCAGATATTCAAGTGATCCAACAACGTGCGGATGATATTACTGAAACACGAATTACCCAAGCTATTTTAGCTGATCCGGCTGAATTCGATAAGCTATGGGATGCGATGTTAGTGGAATTAGAAGAAGCTGGTGTTGATAAATTGAATGAAGAAATGACACAACTGACCCAGAACATACTAAAATTATGGAGTGGTGACGTCGAATAAAATAGATGCAGTTTAGTGTTGATAAATTGAATTAATCATCGAGCCTGATTGGAGAATCAGGCTCGAATTATTCACTGTAGTGTCAAATTTACATAATATGTGAGGGGGCTAAGTATGCTTAGTAAAAAGCTAAACAAAATATGGTACGGTGGAGATTATAATCCGGAACAATGGGATGAGGAAACTTGGCAAGAAGATAATCGACTATTTAAACTAGCTGGCATTGACATCGCCTCGGTCAATATTTTTGCTTGGGCATTGATTCAGCCAGATGAAGTGACCTATGACTTTTCAAACCTTGATCGAACGATCGATCGCTTGTATCAAGATGGTATTTATACTTGTTTAGCAACAAGTACAGCAGCACATCCAGCTTGGATGGCAAAAAGGTACCCTGATATTCGTCGGGTTGATTTTGAGGGGAGAAAGCGTAAATTTGGTGGTCGTCATAATTCCTGTCCGAACAGTCCAACTTATTTGAAATATGCGTGTCAGTTAGCAGGGAAACTGGCAGAACACTATCAAGATCATCCTGCGGTCGTTGCTTGGCATGTGTCAAATGAATATGGTGGCTATTGTTATTGTGATAACTGTGAAAAAGCTTTTCGTGTTTGGTTAAAGGATAAATATAACTCAATTGATGCAGTGAATACCGCTTGGAACACAGCGTTTTGGGGTCATACTTTTTATGAATGGGATGAAATTGTTGCCCCTAATCTTTTGAGTGAGGAATGGGAAAATGGGAATAATACAAATTTTCAAGGGATTTCACTTGATTATCGCCGTTTTCAATCAGATAGTTTATTAGAGACGTATAAACTTGAAAGAGATGCGATCAAAAAGCATACACCTGAGATTCCAATTACAACAAATTTAATGGGGCTCTATCCAGAATTAGATTATTTTAAATGGGGGAAAGAGTTGGATGTTGTTTCATGGGATAACTATCCATCGATTGATACACCAGTGAGTAAAATTGCCATGACACACGAACTGATGCGTGGATTGAAAAGTGGTCAGCCATTTATGTTAATGGAACAAACACCATCTCAACAAAATTGGCAAGCCTATAATGCTTTAAAACGCCCTGGTGTGATGCGATTATGGAGTTATCAAGCGATTGCCCACGGGGCAGATACGGTTCAGTTTTTCCAATTGCGTCGTTCACGTGGAGCAACGGAAAAGTTTCACGGTGCAGTGATCGCACATGTCGGTCATGAGCACACAAGAGTTTTTAATGAAGTGAAACAATTAGGCGAGGAACTAAAGCAGCTTGGCGATCAAATTATTGATAGTCGAACGAAGGCTAAAGTAGGGCTTGTATTTGATTATCAAAATCGTTGGGCGATTAATTTATCAAGTGGACCTTCAATCGCACTTGATTATGAAGCGGAAGTTCATAAATATTATCAAGCTTTTTATGACCTGAATATCCCTGTTGATATGATTGGTGTTGAAGAAGATTTTAATAAATACGATCTTGTGATTGCACCAGTGCTGTATATGATGAAAGACGGCCTTGCTGATCGACTTAAAGCTTTTGTTAAAAATGGTGGCACGTTTGTGACAACATTCTTAAGTGGGATTGCTGATGAAAATGATCTTGTGACGTTGGGTGGTTATCCAGGTGAACTGAGGGAGCTTGTTGGGATTTGGGCAGAAGAGATTGATGCATTAGAACCTTCAATTAAAAATGAGATTGTCTTCAATCAAGCCCATGGTCATTTGCAAGACAGCTATCAGTGTAGCACGTTATTTGATTTAATTCATTCAGAGGGAGCAGAAGTTTTAGCAACATATGGTCGCGATTTTTACCAAGGGATGCCTGTATTAACGAAAAATAAATATGGGCAAGGTTCAGCTTATTATGTGGCATCAAGCCCTGACCAAGCCTTTATTAGTGATTTTGTCAAAACTTTGGCAACCGAGAATGAACTGACTGCATTGCTTGAGTCAGATCAAGGGGTTGAGGTTGCGAGCCGAGAAAAGGGTGACCAACAATATCTTTTTGTCTTAAATCACAATGATCATCAAGCAAAGTTTTACCCGAAAGATAAGGTTTATCAAGACCTACTATCTGGTCAGGAATTTCAAGGTGAGGCAACAATTGCAGGACACGACGTACTTATTTTAGTTGAAAAATAAATTTATTAGAGGAGAATGAAGATGAAATTTACTGATGGAAATTGGCTAGTAAGAGAAGGCTACGAGATTCACTTCCCAAAATTAGTTTACGATGTTAAAAAAGAAGACAAGGCAGTTACACTTTATGCACCAACTAAATATATTAATCACCGCGGTGACACTTTGGATGGTCCATTGTTAACAATTAAACTAACGGCACCGCTCGAAGATGTGATTCGAGTTGAGACGTGGCACTATCAAGGTGAAAAATTGAAATACCCAAACTTTGATGTTGCGAATGACAATTTGCCACTCGAAATTGATGAAACAGATCAACAACTCACATTTAACAGTGGTGAGCTTAACATTACAATTGATAAGGATCATTTCCGAATGCTGTTTGAAAATGCGCTTGGTGAATTAACTGTGCTTGATCAAAAAGGCCTTGCATGGATTGAAGCACCAGAAGACCAAACCTATATGCGCAGTCAGTTAAAATTGTCTGTTGGTGAGCATTTATATGGGTTAGGTGAACGTTTCACGCCATTTGTTAAAAATGGTCAATCCGTTGAGATTTGGAATGAAGATGGTGGAACAAGTTCAGAGCAATCGTATAAAAACGTTCCATTCTATTTATCAAGTAAAGGTTATGGTGTGTTTATTAATCATCCTGAAAAAGTCAGTTTAGAACTCGGTTCAGAGCTTGTCGCACGTTCGCAATTTAGTGTACCAGGAGAAAAACTCGATTATTATATCATTAATGGACCAACACCTAAAGAAGTGATCGGGCGTTACACAACTTTAACAGGACGTCCAGCACTTCCGCCAGCATGGTCATTTGGGCTCTGGTTATCGACATCATTTACGACAAATTATAATGAAGAAACAGTTAACCACTTTGTCGATGGGATGGCTGAGCGTGGAATTCCGTTAAGTGTGTTTCACTTTGATTGTTTCTGGATGGATGCGTTTGAATGGACGAGCTTTATTTGGGATCGGAAAAACTTCCCTGATCCAGAGGGAATGTTGAAACGATTAAAGGAAAAAGATCTAAAAATTTCAGTCTGGATTAATCCGTATATTGCGCAGAAGTCTCCACTGTTTGCTGAAGCACATGAAAAAGGTTATTTAATTAAAAAGCCGAATGGTGATACGTGGCAATGGGATCGTTGGCAGGCTGGAATGGGGATTGTTGATTTTACCAATCCAGAGGCTGCTAAATGGTATCAAGATCATTTAAGAGATTTAATGGCGATGGGTGTCGACTCATTTAAAACTGATTTTGGTGAGCGAATTCCGACTGACGTTGTTTATTATGATGGTTCAAATCCGGAAAAAATGCATAACTATTATTCTTATTTATTTAATCAGGTTGTTTTTGATGTCGTCGAGAAGGTTAAAGGCGAGCGTGAAGCCGTGTTGTTTGCCCGTTCATCAACTGCTGGAGGTCAGAAATTCCCTGTCCACTGGGGTGGAGATTGTGATTCGACTTATGAAGCAATGGCAGAGAGTTTACGGGGTGGCCTATCATTAACGACATCTGGCTTTGGGTATTGGAGTCACGATATCGGTGGCTTTGAAAACACGGCGACACCTGATGTGTTTAAGCGCTGGACTGCATTCGGTTTGCTATCAAGCCATAGCCGATTCCACGGCAGTACATCATATCGTGTCCCCTGGGAATTTGACGAAGAAGCGGTTGATGTTGCGCGTCACTTTACGAAATTAAAAAATCAGCTTATGCCGTATATATACCGTCATGCGATTAAAAATCACGAAACCGGCGTCCCAATGATGCGCCCAATGATTTTTGATTTTCCAGACGATCCGCTCTGTGAAACGTTGGATCGCCAATACATGTTTGGCGACGCCTTACTTGTGGCGCCAATTTTTAACGAAAAAGGTTTAGGGTCGTTTTATTTACCGGTTGGGAAATGGACGCACTTATTAACGGGCGAAGTGGTTGAAGGCGGGATTTGGATTAAGGAAAACTATGATTACTTTAGCTTGCCGTTATTCGTGCGTGAAAATACAGTATTACCAATCGGATCAAGTGATCTGAAGCCAGTTTACAACTATGGTGATGGTGTGACACTCCGACTTTATCAGGTTGAAGAAGGTACGAAAATTTCGACACCAATTTATAGTGCTGATGCAGAGTTGATCAAAACTTTTGAAGTCACGAGGGAGGCAGAGTGTTTGATCATTAAAGTTGATCAAACGGACACATCATTTAATGTTGAATTAATTGGTGTAACTGCCGTTAAAGACGTCACTTCAGGTGAAATTGAGACAACTGAAATAGGCACAAAAGTAACTGTTCCATCAGGTGTTGATACGATTACAATCACGCTTTAATCGGTAGTTAGGGTGTTGTGGAGAAAAGTGAGCAACGAATCGTTCGTTTGCTCACTTTTTTAAAAATGTGAGGTGGATAGATGGTTAAGCTAAGCGATCAACTAAAAGAGATGTCAGGAAAAGAAAGACTCGATTATTTGTGGGAATATTACAAGTGGCATTTGGTCGGCATCATAGTTTTGATCCTGTTTATTTGGTTGGCTATTGACGGTTTAGCTAGTAAAGGTGAAGAGCCAATTGGTGTGACTGTAATTAGTGAGGCAACACGTGATGTTGTTGAGACGTTAGAAATAGAGCTTGAAAGTCTTGATGATGATAATTTTGACATTTACTTTGAACATATTCAACATCAAGGTGGTATCATTGAAGAAAATGCTTATGAGTTAATCGAGCGTTTGGCGATGCGGATCGGTGTTGGCCAAATTGATCTTTTAGTTACTAATGATTTGTTTGCAGAGCAATTGATTGGTGAAGATATTTTTAGTCCGCTAGATCAGGTCTTATTGGATGAAACAGTCGATCTATTTATTGATGATGCCCTAGTTGTGAATGGTGTTTTATATGGGATCCCAACAGCGGATTTAGCTATTTTTAATCAATATGATGCTTATCAAGATACGTACTTGCTTGTGCCTGCTTCTGGGAAAAACAAACAAAAGACAGCTCGACTCGTCGCCGATTTAACTGATAACTAAACAATGAAAAGAAAGAGTGAGAGAGATGAAGTTTAATAATCCGATTATTGCTGGGTTTTATCCAGACCCTAGTATTTGCAAAGTGAATGATGATTTCTATCTTGTAACAAGTACATTTGAATACTTCCCTGGGATCCCAATTTTTCATAGTAAAGATTTAGTCAACTGGTCACAAATTGGTCATTGTTTAACGCGTGATGAGCAGTTACCGCTAGCTAATAGTCATAGTTCAGCCGGTATATTTGCACCGACAATTAGGTATCATGATGGTGTGTTTTATGTCATCACAACGAATATTACCATAAATAAAAACTTTATTGTTACCGCTAATGATCCACGGGGTCCATGGTCTGATCCAATTTGGTTAGATGATTGGCCTGGAATTGATCCGTCACTACTGTTTGATGATAATGGGGATGTTTATATTACAGGAACTAGTGATGGAGGATCAGATGAAAAACCAGGCCTTTATCAAGCGAAAATTGATCCTCAGAGTGGTAAGCTCTTATCTGAAAGAAGGTATATTTATGAGGGAACAGGTGGCACAGCATCTCCAGAAGCGCCCCATCTATATAAGATAAATGGTCTGTATTATTTAATGACCGCTGAAGGTGGAACAGAGTACGGGCATATGGAGACGATCGCACGAAGCAATGATCCATTTGGTCCGTTTGAAGGCAATCCTCATGATCCGATTTTAACGCATCGAAGTTTAGATAGCCCGATCCATGCTACGGGGCATGCCGATCTAGTTGAATTAGATGATGGAAGTTGGTGGGGCGTTTTCTTAGCGATTCGACCCATCGGGTATCCAAGAAAACATCACATTGGAAGAGAAACATTTTTAGCACCTGTTGAATGGCAAGATGGCTGGCCAATTTTCGGTCAAAACGGGCGAGTTGGACTAGAAATGGAAGCACCTCAACTGTTCAAGGGCTATGAAAAAAAGCCAGAGTCAAATTATCTATTTACGTCGGACACGCTTCATCAAGAGTTTAATTTTTTAAGAAACCCATATCCGAATGATTGGTCATTGACAGACAGAAAAGGTTGGCTAACATTGAATGGGTCGGCAGTGACATTAAACGACTTGGATTCACCAGCCTTTATTGGCAGACGCCAAACCGATCATCGTTGTACTGTTGAGACGTACTTAGATTTTGCCCCGAAAAAAGATGATGAAGAAGCAGGGTTAGTCACATACATGAATGGTCGTTTTCACTATGAAATTGCTAAAGTGAGAGAAGCAGATCAACAGTATATTATTCTCAGAAAAACGCTAGCGGATCTAACCGTGATCGAGAAAAAAGTTTTATGTGATGCCGATCAAGTGATTCTAGGTGTGAGAGCAGATCCTTATCAATATAAGTTTTACGTTAAAGAGCTAGATAACGAAAAAGTTGTGAAGGAATATCAGATTGGCGAGGCCGAATGTGGCATGCTCGCAACCGAGGTAGCTGGCGGCTTTACTGGTGTTTATATTGGAATGTATGCGACGGGTAACGGGAAAAAGTCAACTACTCCAGCCTATTTCAAGTGGTACAACTATCAAGCTTAATTATACGTGAAAAATAATGAGATGAGTTACGCAAAAGTGAGCAACGAATGGATCGTTGACTCACTTTTTTAGCGAAGTGATTAGCTTAGTTGCTAATCGTTCCCTCTCTAGCAGAAATAAGTCGAGTTAGGGCACAATTAATGTCTAAACGTTCCCCCTCTAGCGAAAATAAGACGAGTCAGGTCACGATTAAGTGCTAATCGTTGGATTTTCGCGATTAAAATGTTCTGATCACCTATGATTAGACTTATCGTTATGTAAAAATACAGTGTTTGACTGATTTTGATTTAGGGAATAATATCAAAATGACTATATGTTGATAAATTAGAAAGGGGCGATCGAATGAAAGTGACGGTTGTTGGGTTTTGGGGAGCCTATCCTGCACAGGGTGAAGCAACCTCAAGTTACCTATTTGAAAAAGACGATTTTCGTTTATTAATCGATTGTGGGAGTGGGGCCTTGGCACAACTTCCAAAATACATTGACCCATATGATCTTGATGCGGTTGTTTTGTCACATTATCACTCAGATCACATTGCCGATGTTGGAGTTTTGCAACATCTAATCAAAGTCCAAAATCAAATTCGTAATGAAGCGCGCAACTTAAACATATATGGGCATGCTGAAAATCAATCAGCATTTGCCGAACTGACGAGTAGTCATACGACAGGGATAGCTTACCAACCGAACGAATCATTAAATTTAGGGCCATTTACGATTACATTTCTTAAAACGATTCATCCAGTTCCTTGCTATGCAATGCGAGTGACGGACGGAGCGAAAACAGTTGTCTATACAGCAGACTCGAGCTATCAAGATCAATTTATTCCGTTTAGCAATCATGCCGACCTACTCATTACGGATTGTAACTTTTATGAAGAACAGGATGGTTCAAAACCAGGCCATATGAATAGTAAGGAAGGCGCGCTAATTGCTGAAAAAGCTCAGGTGAAAACGTTGCTGCTTAGTCATCAACCTCATTTCTGGGATCGGAGCCAACTCGCTTCCGAAGCAAAAAAATATTATTCTGGAACAGTTCGATTGGCCAAATCAGGTTACCAGTGGCCCGAAACTTAGGCAGTTTAGTTGCTTTCAAAAAAATGTTTAAATAAAATAGAAATAGTAACTACTGTAAGGAGGATTTAGATGAAGTTTATAGATAACCAAGGCATTACGGATCCATATATAAACCTTGCGATTGAAGAGTATGTACTAAACAATTTTGGTGAAGAAGATACATACTTATTGTTTTATGTAAATCAACCGTCAATTATTATTGGACGTAATCAAAATACAATTGAAGAAATAAACACGAAATACGTTGAAGAGAACAATATTAAAGTTGTTCGTCGACTATCTGGTGGCGGTGCCGTCTATCATGATGAAGGAAACCTGAACTTTAGCTTTATTACAAAAGATGATGGTAATAGTTTCCATAACTTTGCAAAATTTACTGAGCCTGTTGTCAAAGCCCTTAATGCGCTGAACGTACCGGCAGCATTAGAAGGTCGTAACGACTTAGTTGCTGGTGGGCGGAAAATTTCAGGTAACGCACAATTTACAACACGTGGGCGGATGTTTAGCCATGGAACCTTAATGCTTGATTCGGAAATTGAGCACGTTGTATCAGCACTAAATGTTAATGCTGAAAAGATTAAGTCAAAAGGAATCAAGTCAATTAGAAGTCGTGTTGCGAACATTGTTGAATTCCTTGATGAAAAAATGACAATGGACCAGTTTAAAGAGCACTTGTTGAAATTCCTCTTTAACGTTGATGACGTGAAAGATGTCCCACGTTATGAATTAACAGAAGAAGATTGGAATAATATCCACAAAATTTCTGAAGAACGTTATCAAAAGTGGGAGTGGAACTACGGAAAATCTCCTACATTTGATATTCAAAAGTCACACAAATTCCCTGCTGGTCTTGTAGACGTGCGCATGGACGTATCTAAAGGAACGATTAAGGACTGTAAGATTTATGGTGACTTCTTCGGTGTCGGTGATGTTAAGGTGATTGAGGAAAAATTAATTGGGGTTCAATATCGCCGTCAAGCACTTGAAGAAGCATTAGCAGACGTAGATGTTCCACATTATCTAGGTAAAATTACAAAAGAAGAATTTATAGATTTAGTCTATTAAATCTCAATTCAAAAAGCCGTTTAGTTCAAAACTAGGCGGTTTTTTTCTTCACAATACATTTAAAAAAAGTGGCAAATCTTATATATTCGACAATTTCGTATTAAATCCTGCTATTTTGTTTATTTATAAGCAATAAGTATGATAAATTATGAAAATTTGATGAATTTTTAAGAAAAAAGAGGAATTTAGTTGGATTAATGTGTATAATTTAGTCAAAGAATGTTTTTACAATAATTCTTTAAAAAACCAATTATTGAGAAAGGATGTTGAGTATGAATCTAAAAGAAAGGACATCCTATGAACTATCTCAAGCAACAATGGCTTTAATCGCAACGGAGATCGATGGTTTGTGGGGAAGCATTGTTTATGAGGAGGGTGCGTCTAAACCAATCTATGTGGCAGAACCTCCTACGAAGATTATTGAAAAGGCGCATAAGCAAAATGGAGAGGAGCTATTAGCAAGAGCAGATGCAGCAAAAGTAGTTTGCGGCTTCAATAATAAACCCCCGGTTGTAATTAGCATAACAAAAAATCTTTATTATTTTCCGACACATTCACCTTCTAATCCTAACTGCTCATGGTTTTCGCACACTCATAGTACGACGGTTTCAAAAGCTAAATACGGCGGGGCAATTGTTCATTTTAGAAATGGTCATAAGCTAGAGATACCGGTCTCCGAAATGATAATGACCAACCAACTCTATCGCACTGCTCAATTTCGCTTTATGATTGATCAACAAATCCAACCACTCCAGAAAAAGAAAGCGTTAGAGACACTTTTGAAAGCGCTTTTTGATGAAGAATTAAATCTAGATTAATTAAAATAAGATCCCACAATAAATATCGAACTTTATTGTAGGGATCTTTTCTTATCTAAGAAGATATGCTTTCGTTCTCATAGCTTTTTAACATTAATTCCTCTAAAATATGCTCAACCTTTTTTCTAATGGCTGGATTGAAATAAGAGCGCTGTTCTTCTCGGTTGTGACAAAAAAATAAATAGGCAGTGAATGTGTCGTTTCTTTCTAAGGGGACGACCTTTAATTTTTGATCATACATATATTTGCGTAATTGTTGGCGTTCGAGCATGGCTTCATTTTCCATCTTCTTTAGTAAAACAAGATAAGGCTCCTTTATTTTTAGAGCGGTGCCTTTTTCGATGACAGCTATGTCTCGTTGAATGACGGTGATGGCCATTGATAAGAAGAGAAAGCGAGAGGCTAAATTGTATTCATCCTCTGTTAAATAGCGCATGATTACCCTCCTCACAATTAAAATAGAACATGTGTTCTTATTATATCCGAAATGTTGAAAAAATAAAAGTATGATTTGCATTAATTTTAGATTTGAGTCAATTTCATAATACAAAAATCTAGTTAAGAACACGAACAATTACAAATGAAAATACAATATAATTAGTAAATAAAGGAGCCTAATCAAGTGATTGGAACGGCAGGCGGCGACTCCAGCGGGAACAATCGTGTCCGAAGATCCAGTGATAAAAGCTTGAAAAGCTTTTATCAATTAGCTGAGGCCGATCCCGCGGAAAGCGTCCGCCTAGAGTGGAAATCACCGCGTCACCTGTAACCCAATTGTTCGTGTTTTATAGCCAATTAAGTCATTATGAAATTCATTCATTTAAGTAACTTTTTACTTGTAGATCTCGTCTTTGTAAAAGAAGCTTCTGGGAGAAATATGAGGATTATTTAAGATATCTTTCATAAAGCTGTAGTATAATTATAGTGAGAATCTGGTTAATAAATTTCAACTAAAAAGGAGACAGATCAATTGACTATCGCAGAGCAAATTGCAGGAACATCATGGCGTTTAGTAAGTTTTCAGTCTGAAGATAAATCTGGCGAAATTATCTATCCACTAGGGAAAGAGGCTGAAGGTGTGATCATGTTTACCCGTGACCAACGTATGGCTGTTCAGATTATGGCAACAAATCGTGAATCGTTACAATCTCGCGACTTCCTCGAACGGTTGAATACAGACACTGAGGTCGAAATGGCTAAATTCGGTTATCATGCTTATTCGGGACGGTATAAACTTGATGAAGAAAATAGCACATTAACAACACGTGTTGAGCTTAGTTTAGTTCATGCATACATTGGTTCAGACCAAACCCGAACTGCTAAGATTGAAGCTGATAAGCTATATTTATCAAATGTTAGACATCCTGAGCGGAAATTAGTTTGGCAAAAAATTAACGATTAAGAATAAGTTGAAGATTGGAATTTTGAGTCTGAAAAACGTTATGTTTCCTTTTATTTAGGGAATAGTAACTTTAACCATGACATTAATCAATTAAGGAGTGATCGTCTTGATCTTAACTATCGACAATTCCATATCCATTGACCAAGTGCGTGAGCTCCTTGAAACGAATCAATATGATGCGTTAATAGAGAGGCTGTTAGTTTTTTATGAAGCATTAGGTCCGTTACCGGGAATATTATTACCGTTTATTGAAGCGCTTTTACCCTTCTTACCTTTAATGGCAATCGTTGTGACAAATGCAGCTGCATACGGTTTGCTAGAAGGTTTTCTTTATTCATGGCTAGGTGCTACTTTTGGTGCCATTGTCGTATTTTTAGTGATTCGCCGTTTTCGCCATATTAAATTATTGGCTTGGATACATAGTCATCGTCAGGTTAGGCGAGTGACAGGGTGGTTAGAGAGGCGTGGTTTTGGTCCGTTATTTATTTTGTTATGCTTCCCATTTTCGCCGTCCTCTGTGATAAATTTAGTCGCTGCTTTGTCTGGTGTAAGCTTCTTTCAGTTTGTGCTAGCGATTTTACTTGGAAAAGCAGTGATGATTTTT
This window contains:
- the yicI gene encoding alpha-xylosidase, with amino-acid sequence MKFTDGNWLVREGYEIHFPKLVYDVKKEDKAVTLYAPTKYINHRGDTLDGPLLTIKLTAPLEDVIRVETWHYQGEKLKYPNFDVANDNLPLEIDETDQQLTFNSGELNITIDKDHFRMLFENALGELTVLDQKGLAWIEAPEDQTYMRSQLKLSVGEHLYGLGERFTPFVKNGQSVEIWNEDGGTSSEQSYKNVPFYLSSKGYGVFINHPEKVSLELGSELVARSQFSVPGEKLDYYIINGPTPKEVIGRYTTLTGRPALPPAWSFGLWLSTSFTTNYNEETVNHFVDGMAERGIPLSVFHFDCFWMDAFEWTSFIWDRKNFPDPEGMLKRLKEKDLKISVWINPYIAQKSPLFAEAHEKGYLIKKPNGDTWQWDRWQAGMGIVDFTNPEAAKWYQDHLRDLMAMGVDSFKTDFGERIPTDVVYYDGSNPEKMHNYYSYLFNQVVFDVVEKVKGEREAVLFARSSTAGGQKFPVHWGGDCDSTYEAMAESLRGGLSLTTSGFGYWSHDIGGFENTATPDVFKRWTAFGLLSSHSRFHGSTSYRVPWEFDEEAVDVARHFTKLKNQLMPYIYRHAIKNHETGVPMMRPMIFDFPDDPLCETLDRQYMFGDALLVAPIFNEKGLGSFYLPVGKWTHLLTGEVVEGGIWIKENYDYFSLPLFVRENTVLPIGSSDLKPVYNYGDGVTLRLYQVEEGTKISTPIYSADAELIKTFEVTREAECLIIKVDQTDTSFNVELIGVTAVKDVTSGEIETTEIGTKVTVPSGVDTITITL
- a CDS encoding beta-galactosidase, which encodes MLSKKLNKIWYGGDYNPEQWDEETWQEDNRLFKLAGIDIASVNIFAWALIQPDEVTYDFSNLDRTIDRLYQDGIYTCLATSTAAHPAWMAKRYPDIRRVDFEGRKRKFGGRHNSCPNSPTYLKYACQLAGKLAEHYQDHPAVVAWHVSNEYGGYCYCDNCEKAFRVWLKDKYNSIDAVNTAWNTAFWGHTFYEWDEIVAPNLLSEEWENGNNTNFQGISLDYRRFQSDSLLETYKLERDAIKKHTPEIPITTNLMGLYPELDYFKWGKELDVVSWDNYPSIDTPVSKIAMTHELMRGLKSGQPFMLMEQTPSQQNWQAYNALKRPGVMRLWSYQAIAHGADTVQFFQLRRSRGATEKFHGAVIAHVGHEHTRVFNEVKQLGEELKQLGDQIIDSRTKAKVGLVFDYQNRWAINLSSGPSIALDYEAEVHKYYQAFYDLNIPVDMIGVEEDFNKYDLVIAPVLYMMKDGLADRLKAFVKNGGTFVTTFLSGIADENDLVTLGGYPGELRELVGIWAEEIDALEPSIKNEIVFNQAHGHLQDSYQCSTLFDLIHSEGAEVLATYGRDFYQGMPVLTKNKYGQGSAYYVASSPDQAFISDFVKTLATENELTALLESDQGVEVASREKGDQQYLFVLNHNDHQAKFYPKDKVYQDLLSGQEFQGEATIAGHDVLILVEK
- a CDS encoding glycoside hydrolase family 43 protein, which encodes MKFNNPIIAGFYPDPSICKVNDDFYLVTSTFEYFPGIPIFHSKDLVNWSQIGHCLTRDEQLPLANSHSSAGIFAPTIRYHDGVFYVITTNITINKNFIVTANDPRGPWSDPIWLDDWPGIDPSLLFDDNGDVYITGTSDGGSDEKPGLYQAKIDPQSGKLLSERRYIYEGTGGTASPEAPHLYKINGLYYLMTAEGGTEYGHMETIARSNDPFGPFEGNPHDPILTHRSLDSPIHATGHADLVELDDGSWWGVFLAIRPIGYPRKHHIGRETFLAPVEWQDGWPIFGQNGRVGLEMEAPQLFKGYEKKPESNYLFTSDTLHQEFNFLRNPYPNDWSLTDRKGWLTLNGSAVTLNDLDSPAFIGRRQTDHRCTVETYLDFAPKKDDEEAGLVTYMNGRFHYEIAKVREADQQYIILRKTLADLTVIEKKVLCDADQVILGVRADPYQYKFYVKELDNEKVVKEYQIGEAECGMLATEVAGGFTGVYIGMYATGNGKKSTTPAYFKWYNYQA
- a CDS encoding ABC transporter substrate-binding protein gives rise to the protein MKKRLSILWLLLVAGMLIFVACSDDGKSVDGDPDTEDPGTSEDETPAEPVTLTFYNADGEEKSFDDPVAQKITEATGVILDISYPVGGSDETIPLMIGSGDYPDLIFAKGDIGMLIDAGGVMKLDDLIEERGDNLKAMYGDQIDRLRNSLDDPGIYQVGTYGVHNEHLETSGTFQIQLEVLRELGYPEITTLEEFEAALTEYAEMYPEINGEKTLPLSLLGSDWRWLITVGNPAGFAGGYPDDGQWVIDPDTGEAVYKFLKEEFYEYFKWLNGMNAKGLLDPESFTHTYDTYISKISSGRVLSVADQNWNLYDARYALIDAGMEERTFAPLPVTLGDDYVHQGLKNYGFAGGWGISISSTTEHAELAFDFLDWMASEEAQILVNWGIEGEHYEIVDGQRVLFDEVRERMNTDGDFSKETGVGYYIYPFPQWGTGATDSNGQSITVNTKEQVIENQLDAEKEALAEYGMELWIDWFPQQDELQISNHGAAANFSIPAGSDIQVIQQRADDITETRITQAILADPAEFDKLWDAMLVELEEAGVDKLNEEMTQLTQNILKLWSGDVE
- a CDS encoding MBL fold metallo-hydrolase, with protein sequence MKVTVVGFWGAYPAQGEATSSYLFEKDDFRLLIDCGSGALAQLPKYIDPYDLDAVVLSHYHSDHIADVGVLQHLIKVQNQIRNEARNLNIYGHAENQSAFAELTSSHTTGIAYQPNESLNLGPFTITFLKTIHPVPCYAMRVTDGAKTVVYTADSSYQDQFIPFSNHADLLITDCNFYEEQDGSKPGHMNSKEGALIAEKAQVKTLLLSHQPHFWDRSQLASEAKKYYSGTVRLAKSGYQWPET